A part of Caretta caretta isolate rCarCar2 chromosome 1, rCarCar1.hap1, whole genome shotgun sequence genomic DNA contains:
- the LOC125633222 gene encoding olfactory receptor 51G2-like encodes MSAVNDTEIKSVIFLLTGLPVHEDTHLWISIPFCFMCVISTVGNSVILFIIKTDPALHEPMYIFLSMLAITDLGISITTIPTILGIYLFNSREISLDACLAQLFFIHLLQYIESSMLLLMAFDRFIAIHSPLRYTSILTLPRIAKMGLVSVLRAMVLILPLPFLLKRFQYCHANVLSHSYCLYQEVMKMACSDITVHSIYGLFTKLFQMGLDSLLIFLSYVMILKTVLNIASHEECLRALNTCVSHLCALLLFYTPEISLSVIHRFGKGSSPLLQILLGYMSLLLPPLMNPIVYSVRCKHLRARIIKLFIK; translated from the coding sequence ATGTCAGCTGTCAATGACACCGAAATAAAATCTGTAATATTCCTTCTCACTGGGCTACCGGTTCATGAAGATACACATCTCTGGATCTCTATCCCCTTCTGCTTCATGTGTGTTATTTCCACAgtaggaaattcagtcattctgttcattataaaaacagatccagccctccatgagcccatgtacattttcctttccatgttggccATCACAGACCTTGGCATTTCGATAACCACCATACCGACGATACTGGGCATATATTTGTTTAACTCAAGGGAGATTAGCCTCGATGCCTGTTTAGCCCAACTCTTCTTCATCCATTTGCTTCAATACATTGAATCCTCTATGCTGTTGTTGATGGCCTTTGACCGCTTCATTGCGATCCATAGCCCTCTGAGATATACCTCCATCTTAACCCTGCCGAGAATAGCCAAGATGGGACTGGTGTCTGTGCTAAGAGCAATGGTCCTAATACTTCCACTTCCCTTTCTCCTAAAACGGTTCCAATACTGTCATGCCAATGTTCTCTCCCATTCCTACTGCCTGTACCAGGAGGTCATGAAGATGGCTTGTTCGGATATCACAGTCCACAGCATCTATGGATTGTTTACTAAACTCTTCCAGATGGGGTTGGACTCACTGCTTATTTTCCTCTCTTATGTGATGATCCTCAAAACAGTGCTGAACATCGCGTCCCACGAGGAGTGCCTGAGGGCCCTGAACACCTGCGTCTCCCATCTCTGCGCCCTCCTGCTCTTCTACACACCAGAGATCAGCTTGTCTGTGATACACAGATTTGGGAAGGGCTcttctcccttgcttcagattctCCTGGGCTACATGTCCCTGCTTCTCCCACCACTGATGAACCCAATAGTGTACAGCGTGAGATGCAAACACCTTCGTGCGAGGATAATCAAGCTGTTCATCAAGTGA